In the Pseudonocardia cypriaca genome, one interval contains:
- a CDS encoding serine/threonine-protein kinase, with translation MEPREDAETALPPAAASPRLIGQRYELGPVVGSGASADVFRGRDLRERVPVAIKLFRHTSGPAQARRHRTEITVLARLQHSGLVRFRDAGTEQGRLFVVTDLVEGPSLAERICRGPAMRPAAVRRLGRRLAIALSYVHDRGVVHRDVKPANILLERGLRPRLADFGIARVLDRTATTANGAIVGTAAYLAPEQVRGQPVGPEADVYALGLVLLEALTGRREYTGGQIETALVRLHRPPRVPEKLPSDLAELLPAMTLDDPRQRPAAASVATALTPWRVSLRGKRRRSERGRHRSTELRGHHRLHEQGPATPTVFPGAES, from the coding sequence GTGGAGCCACGCGAGGACGCTGAGACCGCACTTCCACCAGCCGCGGCTTCACCGCGCCTGATCGGTCAGCGGTACGAGCTGGGTCCGGTCGTCGGCAGCGGGGCATCGGCCGACGTGTTCCGGGGACGCGATCTGCGCGAGCGGGTGCCGGTGGCGATCAAGTTGTTCCGCCATACCAGCGGCCCGGCCCAGGCGCGCCGTCATCGCACCGAGATCACGGTGCTGGCTCGGCTGCAACACTCGGGGTTGGTGCGATTCCGGGATGCGGGGACCGAGCAAGGCCGGCTGTTCGTGGTCACCGACCTGGTCGAGGGCCCTTCGCTGGCAGAGCGGATCTGCCGAGGCCCCGCGATGCGGCCGGCTGCTGTGCGCCGGTTGGGCCGGCGGCTGGCCATCGCTCTCTCCTACGTCCACGACCGGGGTGTGGTGCACCGCGACGTGAAACCGGCGAACATCCTGCTCGAACGCGGGTTGCGGCCGCGGTTGGCCGATTTCGGGATCGCTCGAGTGCTCGACCGAACCGCGACCACCGCGAACGGGGCCATCGTCGGTACCGCCGCCTATCTCGCCCCCGAGCAGGTGCGCGGACAACCCGTCGGCCCGGAAGCCGACGTCTACGCGCTCGGACTCGTGCTGCTGGAAGCGCTGACCGGGCGCCGCGAGTACACCGGCGGGCAGATCGAGACCGCGCTCGTCCGCCTGCACCGACCGCCACGTGTTCCCGAGAAGCTGCCAAGCGACCTAGCCGAACTGCTGCCCGCCATGACGCTCGACGATCCCCGTCAGCGCCCTGCTGCCGCCTCAGTCGCAACTGCGCTCACACCCTGGCGGGTTTCTCTCCGAGGCAAGCGCCGACGCTCCGAACGCGGGCGGCACCGCTCGACCGAATTGCGAGGGCACCACCGACTGCACGAACAAGGCCCCGCCACTCCTACCGTCTTCCCGGGGGCTGAAAGCTGA
- a CDS encoding winged helix-turn-helix transcriptional regulator: MSLRPGTVFLTDCPARLAIEIIATKWTVVTIFALSEGPLRHGELVELIGGVSRKVLTQTLRRLQDSGLVERRVYAEAPPRVEYSLTELGRSLEEPIAMLTDWARTNGEAVVSFQEHRTDGEAVIPSQATSPRR; this comes from the coding sequence GTGAGCCTCCGCCCCGGAACCGTCTTCCTCACCGACTGCCCTGCCCGGTTGGCCATCGAGATCATCGCGACCAAGTGGACCGTGGTCACGATCTTCGCCCTGAGCGAGGGGCCGTTGCGCCACGGCGAGCTCGTCGAGCTGATCGGCGGCGTCTCACGCAAGGTGCTGACGCAGACCCTCCGCAGGCTCCAGGACAGCGGCCTCGTCGAGCGGCGCGTCTACGCCGAGGCGCCACCGCGGGTCGAGTACAGCCTGACCGAACTCGGTCGCTCCCTCGAGGAGCCCATCGCGATGCTGACCGACTGGGCGAGGACGAACGGCGAAGCGGTCGTCAGCTTCCAGGAACACCGGACCGACGGCGAAGCGGTGATCCCGAGTCAGGCGACGAGCCCGCGGCGGTAG
- a CDS encoding histone-like nucleoid-structuring protein Lsr2, translated as MATQTTVTLVDDLDGSTADEQVEFTVDGKSYAIDLSDANSKKLRGVLAPYISAARRAGGRRSGGAAATPAARPKTDREQNQAIREWAQKNGLKVSERGRISASVLDAFKAAH; from the coding sequence GTGGCGACGCAGACAACCGTGACACTGGTCGACGACCTGGACGGCAGCACCGCCGACGAGCAGGTGGAGTTCACGGTCGACGGCAAGTCGTATGCGATCGACCTGTCGGACGCCAACAGCAAGAAGCTGCGCGGGGTGCTCGCCCCGTACATCTCGGCGGCTCGGCGCGCAGGTGGCCGCCGCAGCGGCGGCGCAGCGGCCACTCCTGCAGCCCGGCCGAAGACGGATCGGGAGCAGAACCAGGCGATCCGTGAGTGGGCGCAGAAGAACGGACTGAAGGTCTCCGAGCGCGGCAGGATCTCGGCGTCGGTGCTGGACGCCTTCAAAGCAGCCCACTAG
- a CDS encoding NAD(P)-dependent oxidoreductase, translated as MSDVASSPPPVSVLGLGSLGSALARALLTAGQPTTVWNRTAGRADDLVTIGASQAPTAAAAIAATEIVVIAVADEAAVRGVLGSAAGELAGRVLVNLTSGTPEQARSLAEWATAQGAAYLDGAAMSGVRLVGRADALFLYSGSAEAFTAVEGTVSAFGSAAHLGADAGIASLYDTALLGVNMSLLTGFYHALALVGSAGVDAREFAVVATGYLPFALGLLADHARQTVQGQYPPDEGTLDVLASAVDHLVTTSARAGVRTDVPDGIRALVQRGIDEGHGEHGPASLVEVLG; from the coding sequence ATGTCAGACGTTGCGTCCTCTCCCCCGCCGGTCTCGGTGCTCGGCCTCGGCTCGCTCGGTTCCGCGCTCGCCCGCGCCCTGCTCACGGCCGGGCAACCCACCACCGTCTGGAACCGGACCGCCGGCCGCGCCGACGACCTCGTCACCATCGGCGCCTCGCAGGCCCCGACCGCGGCGGCCGCGATCGCCGCCACCGAGATCGTGGTGATCGCCGTGGCGGACGAGGCTGCCGTGCGCGGCGTGCTCGGCTCCGCGGCCGGTGAGCTCGCCGGTCGGGTGCTCGTCAACCTGACGTCGGGCACGCCCGAGCAGGCGCGCAGCCTCGCCGAGTGGGCGACCGCGCAGGGCGCGGCCTACCTCGACGGGGCCGCGATGAGCGGCGTCCGCCTCGTCGGCCGGGCCGATGCGCTGTTCCTGTACAGCGGCTCCGCCGAGGCGTTCACCGCGGTCGAGGGCACGGTGAGCGCGTTCGGCAGCGCCGCCCACCTCGGGGCCGATGCGGGGATCGCCTCCCTATACGACACCGCGCTGCTGGGCGTGAACATGAGCCTGCTGACCGGCTTCTACCACGCACTCGCGCTCGTCGGCTCCGCCGGCGTGGACGCGAGGGAGTTCGCCGTTGTCGCGACCGGCTACCTCCCGTTCGCGCTCGGGCTGCTCGCCGATCACGCCCGCCAGACCGTGCAGGGGCAGTACCCGCCGGACGAAGGCACGCTCGACGTGCTCGCCTCCGCCGTCGACCACCTCGTCACCACGAGCGCACGGGCGGGTGTCCGGACGGACGTCCCCGACGGCATCCGGGCCCTGGTCCAACGGGGGATCGACGAAGGTCACGGTGAGCACGGCCCCGCCAGCCTCGTCGAGGTGCTCGGATGA
- a CDS encoding FAD-dependent monooxygenase: MTTEPTALPARTDVVIVGAGPTGLALACGLAARGVEPLVLDRIAQGANTSRAAVVHARTLEVLEDIEVTEHLLRLGLVVPRFTIRDRDRPLLEIPFQDLPTKYPYTLMLPQDVTERILGERLAALGGRVHRPLTVTGVAIDDDGADVTVVGPDGSTVPVRARYVVGCDGMHSVVRESAGIGFTGDRYAQSFVLADVAMDWPFTRHEVHLFFSPSGLVVVAPLPRDLYRIVATLDEAPETLGIADVQALLDARGPVAAPAAVRHVEWSSRFRVQHRIADTYRNGPVFLVGDAAHVHSPAGGQGMNTGIQDGIMLAGLLADVLGGHTPAAELDRYETVRRPVALGVVTMTHRLSRAATARHPLTRFLRNTALHAAGRIRRVRHAAAMSLAELNTDPDDRRRASASTTAGSAAP; the protein is encoded by the coding sequence ATGACCACCGAGCCGACCGCACTGCCCGCGCGCACGGACGTCGTGATCGTCGGCGCGGGCCCGACCGGCCTGGCGCTGGCGTGCGGCCTGGCCGCCCGTGGCGTCGAGCCGCTGGTGCTCGACCGGATCGCGCAGGGCGCGAACACGTCACGGGCGGCGGTCGTGCACGCCCGCACCCTGGAGGTGCTGGAGGACATCGAGGTCACCGAGCACCTGCTGCGGCTCGGCCTCGTGGTGCCCCGGTTCACGATCCGCGACCGCGACCGACCGCTGCTGGAGATCCCGTTCCAGGACCTGCCGACGAAGTACCCGTACACCCTCATGCTGCCCCAGGACGTCACCGAACGGATCCTCGGCGAACGCCTCGCCGCTCTCGGCGGCCGCGTGCACCGCCCGCTCACCGTCACCGGCGTGGCGATCGACGACGACGGGGCGGACGTGACCGTCGTCGGCCCGGACGGCTCGACCGTGCCGGTCCGTGCCCGCTACGTCGTCGGCTGCGACGGCATGCACAGCGTGGTCCGCGAGTCGGCCGGGATCGGCTTCACCGGCGACCGCTACGCCCAGTCGTTCGTGCTCGCCGACGTCGCCATGGACTGGCCGTTCACGCGCCACGAGGTGCACCTGTTCTTCTCGCCCAGCGGGCTCGTCGTGGTCGCTCCGCTGCCCCGGGACCTGTACCGCATCGTGGCCACCCTGGACGAGGCCCCTGAGACGCTCGGCATCGCCGACGTCCAGGCGCTGCTCGACGCCCGCGGCCCGGTCGCAGCACCCGCCGCGGTGCGGCACGTCGAGTGGAGCTCCCGCTTCCGGGTCCAGCACCGCATCGCCGACACCTACCGCAACGGCCCCGTGTTCCTCGTCGGCGACGCCGCACACGTGCACAGCCCGGCGGGCGGCCAGGGGATGAACACCGGGATCCAGGACGGGATCATGCTCGCCGGGCTGCTCGCCGACGTGCTGGGCGGACACACCCCCGCCGCGGAGCTCGACCGCTACGAGACGGTACGCAGACCGGTGGCACTCGGCGTCGTCACGATGACCCACCGGCTGTCCCGCGCCGCGACGGCGCGACACCCGCTCACCAGGTTCCTCCGCAACACCGCGCTGCACGCGGCCGGACGCATCCGTCGCGTACGCCACGCCGCCGCCATGAGTCTCGCGGAGCTGAACACCGACCCCGACGACCGGCGCCGGGCGAGCGCCTCGACGACCGCAGGGTCGGCTGCTCCGTGA
- a CDS encoding helix-turn-helix transcriptional regulator has protein sequence MRPVLVGRPAEIAALDALLLAVARGRGTAVAVLGEAGIGKSRLLAELGDRADAQGMLVLSGGASEFEQDLPFWPFVDALDEYVRTLPPARLTTLDHDARSELAQVLPSWPAAEEVPSGADRRYGTHRSVRRLLEVLGGGPPLVLLLDDLHWADSASVELLCALLRRPPAGAVLLAAALRPRQAPARLAGALHRAADTGLLTRIDLAGLTVEDARRLLGPDVDEGLVRSLYAESGGNPFYLRQLAQFRPQDGVTAAGTPLDVGVPAAVAAAIGEELATLHGATRRALEAAAVAGDPFLLEVAAAAAALPDTAMADALDELQRRDLIRPTETPRRFRFRHPLVRRAVYGSAPAGWRLGAHDRCAQALAERGVPVAGRAHHIIQAARPGDLAAVGLLRDAGTAVVGRAPGQAARWFSAAIDLLPETATADALGLWTALAGACGATGRLDHARAALLRAIDLVPERSDSTRVRLVAECAGIEQTLGHHDDAHRRLVTALDALPDLDGADAVALMAAIGQDRLYRREYTAAIDWSQRARAAARQPLPVVESATGLALAAALGGATTEAGSACSEAAAVVDGMPDEEIAGTADPMIARLAGAELLVDRHADAARHAERALVASRTLGSRHHFPVLFWTATVRTALGRLAAATSLLDEAVEAARSSGNPAMLGWMLLARSAAADAGGETDIALATAHESAALLCGPNRTLSATWSAFTLANAAAPTDPAAAERALVSSCGPDLGALPQPFRPAAFALLARCRVATDRPAADAVEAARRCAEESGLVSARAAADAADAALVLHLGQPRRAAELALAAADAAGSVGAVVQAASARELAGRALAAAGTEQAIAELRRAAGEFEQCGAPRRAAAVERRLRALGDRGRHRRSRPGTGTAGMTSLTGRELEVARLIVDRRTNAEIGAELFLSGKTVETHVHNVFRKLDVGSRVEVARAVERYERERPAP, from the coding sequence ATGAGGCCCGTGCTCGTCGGACGACCAGCCGAGATCGCGGCGCTGGACGCGCTGCTGCTCGCGGTCGCGCGGGGCCGGGGGACCGCCGTCGCGGTTCTCGGCGAGGCGGGGATCGGGAAGAGCCGGCTGCTGGCGGAGCTGGGCGACCGGGCCGACGCGCAAGGGATGCTCGTGCTGTCCGGAGGTGCCTCCGAGTTCGAACAGGACCTGCCGTTCTGGCCGTTCGTCGATGCCCTCGACGAGTACGTGCGCACCCTCCCACCGGCCCGCCTCACGACGCTCGACCACGATGCGCGTTCCGAGCTGGCGCAGGTGCTGCCGTCGTGGCCGGCCGCCGAAGAGGTGCCGTCCGGCGCAGACCGGCGGTACGGGACCCACCGGTCGGTGCGCAGGCTGCTGGAGGTGCTCGGCGGCGGACCGCCGCTGGTCCTGCTCCTCGACGACCTGCACTGGGCCGACTCGGCTTCGGTGGAGCTGCTGTGCGCGCTGCTGCGCCGCCCACCTGCCGGTGCCGTGCTGCTCGCCGCGGCGCTGCGCCCGCGGCAGGCGCCTGCCCGGCTCGCGGGGGCGCTGCACCGTGCCGCGGACACCGGCCTGCTCACCCGGATCGACCTGGCCGGGCTGACGGTCGAGGACGCGCGGCGGCTGCTCGGCCCCGACGTCGACGAGGGCCTCGTCCGGTCGTTGTACGCCGAGAGCGGCGGCAACCCCTTTTACCTGCGACAGCTCGCGCAGTTCCGGCCGCAGGACGGGGTCACCGCCGCGGGAACGCCGCTCGACGTCGGGGTTCCGGCCGCCGTCGCTGCCGCCATCGGCGAGGAGCTGGCCACCCTCCACGGCGCCACCCGGCGCGCGTTGGAGGCAGCGGCGGTCGCAGGCGATCCCTTCCTGCTGGAGGTCGCCGCCGCCGCGGCCGCGCTGCCCGACACCGCGATGGCCGACGCCCTCGACGAGCTGCAGCGCCGCGATCTCATCCGCCCGACCGAAACCCCTCGACGGTTCCGGTTCCGGCATCCGCTGGTCCGCCGCGCGGTCTACGGATCCGCGCCGGCCGGCTGGCGGCTCGGCGCCCACGACCGCTGCGCGCAGGCGCTGGCCGAGCGCGGCGTGCCGGTCGCCGGACGCGCCCACCACATCATCCAGGCGGCCCGCCCGGGCGACCTGGCGGCGGTCGGGCTGCTGCGCGACGCCGGGACAGCGGTCGTCGGGCGCGCGCCCGGCCAGGCGGCACGCTGGTTCTCCGCGGCGATCGACCTGTTGCCCGAGACCGCGACCGCCGACGCACTCGGCCTGTGGACGGCGCTGGCCGGCGCCTGCGGTGCCACCGGCCGGCTCGACCACGCCCGCGCCGCCCTGCTCCGGGCGATCGACCTGGTTCCCGAGAGGTCGGACTCGACCCGCGTGCGGCTCGTCGCGGAGTGCGCCGGGATCGAGCAGACCCTCGGTCATCACGACGACGCACACCGCAGGCTGGTCACCGCGCTGGACGCGCTACCCGACCTCGACGGCGCCGACGCCGTCGCGCTGATGGCGGCGATCGGCCAGGACCGGCTCTACCGCAGGGAGTACACCGCGGCCATCGACTGGTCGCAGCGGGCGCGCGCTGCCGCGCGGCAGCCGCTGCCGGTGGTCGAGTCCGCGACCGGCCTCGCGCTCGCAGCCGCGCTCGGCGGCGCCACCACCGAGGCCGGATCGGCGTGCTCCGAGGCCGCGGCCGTCGTGGACGGCATGCCCGACGAGGAGATCGCGGGAACGGCGGATCCGATGATCGCCCGCCTCGCAGGCGCCGAGCTCCTCGTCGACCGCCACGCCGACGCGGCCCGGCACGCCGAGCGCGCACTGGTCGCCTCCCGCACGCTCGGGTCCCGCCACCACTTCCCGGTGCTGTTCTGGACCGCGACGGTCCGTACCGCGCTCGGTCGGCTCGCGGCGGCCACCTCGCTGCTCGACGAGGCGGTCGAGGCGGCGCGGTCGTCGGGCAACCCCGCGATGCTCGGCTGGATGCTGTTGGCCCGGTCGGCCGCAGCGGACGCAGGCGGCGAGACCGACATCGCGCTCGCCACCGCCCACGAGAGTGCCGCCCTGCTGTGCGGCCCGAACCGCACCCTGTCCGCCACCTGGTCGGCGTTCACCCTCGCCAACGCTGCGGCGCCCACCGACCCGGCCGCGGCGGAGCGGGCGCTCGTCTCCTCCTGCGGCCCGGACCTGGGTGCACTTCCGCAACCGTTCCGGCCGGCCGCGTTCGCGCTACTCGCGCGATGCCGTGTCGCGACCGACCGTCCCGCCGCCGACGCCGTCGAAGCGGCCCGCCGCTGCGCCGAGGAGTCCGGTCTGGTGTCGGCACGGGCAGCCGCCGACGCCGCCGACGCGGCCCTCGTCCTGCACCTAGGGCAGCCGCGCCGGGCCGCGGAGCTCGCGCTCGCTGCTGCGGACGCCGCCGGTTCCGTCGGAGCGGTCGTCCAGGCCGCGTCGGCGCGGGAACTCGCCGGTCGCGCGCTGGCCGCCGCGGGCACCGAGCAGGCGATCGCGGAGCTGCGTCGCGCGGCAGGCGAGTTCGAGCAGTGCGGGGCGCCGCGCCGTGCTGCCGCCGTCGAACGCCGGCTGCGCGCACTCGGCGATCGCGGCCGCCACCGCCGGTCCCGGCCCGGGACGGGAACGGCCGGCATGACCTCCTTGACCGGCCGTGAGCTGGAGGTCGCCCGGCTGATCGTGGACCGGCGGACCAACGCCGAGATCGGCGCCGAGCTGTTCCTCAGCGGCAAGACCGTGGAGACCCACGTCCACAACGTCTTCCGCAAGCTCGACGTCGGGTCCCGGGTCGAGGTCGCCCGTGCCGTCGAGCGGTACGAGCGCGAGCGACCCGCGCCCTGA
- a CDS encoding AraC family transcriptional regulator: MSDALSALLDDVRPRGAVFDRSLLDGAWSLCFAERPPLALAAMLRGEGWITPEGGEPIPIGVGDVAVVVGPAPYTISAAPDLPPLVLVDDPERCASTTGPVAGDGSAVLLTGAYAVQGSVCDRMLRGLPPVVVVRAETMPYPVVEIVAAELARTRPGRQAVLDRLLDLLLVTALREWLDRPGSGAPAWYQVREDPVVGGALQLMHDDPAHPWTVAELAGRAAVSRSAFARRFTELVGEPPMSYLTCWRLCLAADLLVRTDATVDAIARRVGYANAYALSVAFKRVHGVRPGEHRASERRTTRAA; this comes from the coding sequence GTGAGCGACGCCCTGTCGGCCCTCCTGGACGACGTGCGGCCGCGCGGCGCCGTCTTCGACCGCTCGCTCCTGGACGGGGCGTGGTCGCTGTGCTTCGCCGAACGTCCTCCGCTGGCGCTGGCCGCGATGCTGCGCGGCGAGGGCTGGATCACCCCGGAGGGCGGAGAGCCGATCCCGATCGGGGTCGGCGACGTCGCGGTCGTCGTCGGCCCCGCGCCGTACACGATCAGTGCCGCACCGGACCTACCGCCGCTCGTTCTGGTGGATGATCCGGAACGGTGCGCGAGCACGACGGGGCCGGTGGCCGGGGACGGGAGCGCCGTGCTCCTGACCGGCGCCTACGCGGTGCAGGGCAGCGTGTGCGACCGCATGCTGCGCGGCCTCCCGCCGGTCGTCGTGGTCAGAGCCGAAACGATGCCGTACCCGGTCGTCGAGATCGTCGCCGCCGAACTGGCCCGCACCCGCCCCGGGCGACAGGCGGTGCTGGACCGGCTGCTGGACCTGCTGCTCGTCACGGCGTTGCGCGAATGGCTGGACCGCCCGGGGTCGGGCGCCCCCGCCTGGTACCAGGTCCGAGAGGACCCGGTCGTCGGCGGTGCGCTGCAGCTGATGCACGACGATCCCGCACATCCCTGGACGGTTGCCGAGCTGGCCGGCCGTGCGGCGGTGTCCCGGTCGGCGTTCGCGCGGCGGTTCACCGAGCTGGTCGGCGAGCCGCCGATGTCGTACCTGACCTGCTGGCGGCTGTGCCTCGCCGCCGACCTGCTCGTCCGCACGGACGCCACGGTCGACGCGATCGCACGTCGGGTGGGCTACGCCAATGCCTACGCCCTGAGCGTCGCGTTCAAGAGGGTCCACGGCGTACGGCCCGGTGAGCACCGGGCGTCCGAACGGCGGACGACGCGGGCGGCGTGA
- a CDS encoding pyridoxamine 5'-phosphate oxidase family protein has protein sequence MSATKVASFAPLRADVAEILGRINYATMTTVDRRGRPRSRVLIAVWELDGDRPLGWLATFRTPVKAAHIAHNPHVGMSYWSPRQDTVSIDNVAEWTDDPEVKHRVWELYRHGSPKGVGYDPRPFWPAGPDGPDFHVLRLTPWRVQVLRGRELAAGIPPRIWQDDGSDESSAASTPVPLERGDQENSLPHD, from the coding sequence ATGAGCGCGACGAAGGTGGCCTCGTTCGCGCCCCTGCGAGCCGACGTCGCGGAGATCCTCGGTCGGATCAACTACGCCACGATGACCACGGTGGACCGGCGAGGCCGCCCCCGGTCGCGGGTGCTGATCGCGGTCTGGGAGCTGGACGGCGACCGGCCCCTCGGCTGGCTCGCGACGTTCCGGACGCCGGTGAAGGCGGCACACATCGCGCACAACCCGCATGTGGGCATGTCCTACTGGAGCCCGCGCCAGGACACCGTGTCGATCGACAACGTCGCCGAGTGGACGGACGATCCGGAGGTCAAGCACCGGGTGTGGGAGCTCTACCGCCACGGCAGCCCCAAGGGGGTCGGCTACGACCCGCGGCCGTTCTGGCCGGCCGGCCCCGACGGGCCGGACTTCCACGTGCTGCGCCTGACACCGTGGCGCGTGCAGGTGCTACGCGGACGGGAGCTCGCCGCAGGCATCCCGCCTCGGATCTGGCAGGACGACGGGAGCGACGAGTCATCCGCCGCGAGTACTCCTGTCCCCCTGGAAAGGGGGGATCAGGAAAACTCGCTACCGCACGACTAG
- a CDS encoding alpha/beta hydrolase has product MATYVLVHGAWHDGQVWNRVAPLLTARGHRVFAPSLTGHGDRAHLLGPEVGLTTHVDDVVGLILDEDLRDVVLVGHSYAGMVISTVANRVPERLAGLVYVDAMVPMHGENAIDVMPVTKMMIDGAAAGDEPWRIPPPKLPAPLGLFGVTDPDDVAWLETTLGDESVLCFEQPAEMDDPAQESIPRTYILCVGNEPEGFTRRPVPASRPDGEPVRIHELSSGHDCMITQPAELARLLLGSA; this is encoded by the coding sequence ATGGCCACCTACGTCCTCGTTCACGGCGCGTGGCACGACGGGCAGGTGTGGAACCGCGTCGCTCCGCTGCTCACGGCACGGGGGCACCGCGTCTTCGCGCCGTCACTGACCGGGCACGGGGACAGGGCGCACCTGCTCGGCCCCGAGGTCGGGCTGACCACCCACGTCGACGACGTCGTCGGTCTCATCCTCGATGAGGACCTGCGCGACGTCGTACTCGTCGGGCACAGCTACGCCGGGATGGTGATCTCGACCGTGGCGAACCGCGTACCGGAACGCCTCGCGGGCCTCGTGTACGTCGATGCGATGGTGCCGATGCACGGCGAGAACGCCATCGACGTCATGCCCGTCACCAAGATGATGATCGACGGGGCTGCTGCCGGCGACGAACCGTGGCGCATCCCGCCGCCGAAGCTGCCCGCGCCGCTCGGCCTGTTCGGCGTCACCGACCCCGACGACGTCGCATGGCTCGAGACCACCCTCGGCGACGAGTCGGTCCTCTGCTTCGAACAGCCCGCCGAGATGGACGACCCGGCGCAGGAGTCGATCCCGCGCACCTACATCCTCTGCGTCGGCAACGAACCCGAGGGGTTCACCCGCCGGCCGGTCCCCGCGTCGCGGCCCGACGGTGAGCCGGTTCGGATCCACGAGCTGAGCAGCGGGCACGACTGCATGATCACGCAGCCCGCCGAGCTCGCCCGGCTCCTGCTCGGGAGCGCATGA
- a CDS encoding M23 family metallopeptidase, with amino-acid sequence MITTACGTAALGTPGTPTGPPAISVLATPVLGVPGSDGMQHLEYDLVVAGTASAEVALTSVDIVDEHRRPLLRLDGGALAAATQPLDGTTPTTTIPVAGSVAVVVDLLVAPDQIPERLAHRITSGGPGAPSVIDLEVAVDPRPALVITPPLSGSGWLSANSCCDAFTTHRSARVDPAGSGPPAKPETFAVDWILLHGDQPFTGDGAGPPQWFGYGSDVRAALPGTVVAVRDGLPDSTPGALPTGIAGADTAGNHVIVQVGPDTWAFYAHLQPGSPTIAAGDQVTTGQVLGKVGNSGNSLAPHLHFGLQDAPDPAGANSLPFVLDRYTVADIVDRDSYLAAFSGTGPLKLRPHGRPSPQTNTLPLNLDVIDFPG; translated from the coding sequence GTGATCACCACGGCCTGCGGCACCGCCGCGCTCGGGACACCCGGCACGCCGACCGGACCCCCGGCGATCTCGGTACTGGCGACCCCGGTGCTGGGTGTGCCGGGAAGCGACGGGATGCAGCACCTGGAGTACGACCTCGTCGTCGCCGGCACGGCTTCTGCCGAGGTGGCGCTGACATCGGTCGACATCGTCGACGAACACCGTCGCCCCCTCCTGCGCCTCGACGGCGGTGCGCTGGCCGCCGCGACCCAGCCGCTCGACGGCACGACGCCGACGACCACGATCCCGGTCGCCGGATCGGTCGCCGTCGTGGTCGACCTGCTCGTCGCGCCTGATCAGATCCCCGAACGCCTCGCACACCGCATCACCTCGGGCGGGCCGGGGGCACCCTCGGTCATCGACCTCGAGGTGGCGGTCGATCCGCGTCCTGCGCTCGTGATCACGCCACCCCTGTCCGGGTCGGGATGGCTGTCGGCCAACAGCTGCTGCGACGCCTTCACCACCCACCGCTCCGCCCGCGTGGACCCGGCGGGGTCGGGTCCGCCGGCAAAACCCGAGACCTTCGCCGTCGACTGGATCCTGCTCCACGGCGACCAGCCCTTCACCGGCGACGGCGCCGGCCCGCCGCAGTGGTTCGGGTACGGCTCGGACGTTCGCGCCGCCCTCCCCGGAACCGTGGTCGCCGTTCGCGACGGGCTACCGGACTCGACGCCCGGTGCACTGCCCACCGGGATCGCCGGTGCCGACACCGCAGGCAACCACGTCATCGTCCAGGTCGGCCCCGATACCTGGGCGTTCTACGCCCACCTGCAGCCCGGAAGCCCCACCATCGCGGCCGGCGACCAGGTGACGACCGGACAGGTCCTCGGCAAGGTGGGCAACAGCGGCAACTCCCTGGCGCCACACCTGCACTTCGGGCTCCAGGACGCTCCGGACCCGGCCGGGGCGAACAGCCTGCCGTTCGTACTGGACCGCTACACCGTCGCCGACATCGTCGACCGCGACTCCTACCTGGCCGCCTTCAGCGGAACCGGTCCGTTGAAGCTGCGCCCCCACGGCCGGCCATCGCCACAGACGAACACCCTCCCGCTGAACCTGGACGTCATCGACTTCCCCGGATGA
- a CDS encoding DUF6653 family protein has product MATIEDRMAKAFGLEGDAWERHAHPWSVYSRIPIPALLTAAIWTRRWIGWRSLVPVAGVCVWTVINPRVFPRPRTFDAWASKAVLGERVWANRKEVPVPERHRVAPHVLIGVNALGVPFVARGLVVLDPWLVLFGLAVHMSGKTWFMDRMAMLYDDVTAGSPATDPTRTAAPPAPGLPARAG; this is encoded by the coding sequence ATGGCGACGATCGAGGACCGCATGGCGAAGGCGTTCGGGCTCGAGGGCGACGCCTGGGAGCGCCACGCGCACCCGTGGAGCGTGTACAGCCGGATCCCGATCCCGGCGCTGCTGACCGCCGCGATCTGGACCCGCAGGTGGATCGGGTGGCGATCGCTGGTGCCGGTCGCCGGGGTGTGCGTCTGGACCGTGATCAACCCGAGGGTGTTCCCGCGCCCGCGCACGTTCGACGCGTGGGCCTCGAAGGCGGTGCTCGGCGAGCGGGTGTGGGCGAACCGGAAGGAGGTGCCGGTGCCCGAGCGGCACCGCGTGGCACCGCACGTCCTGATCGGGGTCAACGCGCTCGGGGTGCCGTTCGTCGCGCGGGGGCTGGTGGTGCTCGACCCGTGGCTCGTCCTGTTCGGCCTGGCCGTGCACATGTCCGGCAAGACGTGGTTCATGGACCGGATGGCGATGCTGTACGACGACGTCACCGCCGGTTCCCCCGCCACCGATCCCACGCGCACCGCAGCGCCGCCCGCACCCGGGCTCCCGGCCCGCGCGGGCTGA